A genomic window from Streptomyces broussonetiae includes:
- a CDS encoding ABC transporter ATP-binding protein, with protein sequence MTTTAAPATTTPVVGFDQVTKTYGSVRAVDGLSLRLHPGETVALLGPNGAGKSTTLDLLLGLKNADSGTVNVFGTSPREAIVAGRVGAMLQSGGLMDEVTVAELVKLACSLHPKPYKAADVMARAGIAQIADRKVNKLSGGQAQRVRFALATAGDSDLIILDEPTTGMDVSARQAFWATMREQADQGRTVLFATHYLEEADAIADRVLVLHRGRLLADGTAAEIKAKAGARRIAFDLEGAIDEAALGGLPFLTSLDVSGQTVRIQSSDADATVHALYGLGVYPRNLEVAGLGLEQAFVAITEAEEAKQS encoded by the coding sequence ATGACAACGACTGCGGCACCGGCCACCACCACCCCGGTGGTCGGCTTCGACCAGGTGACCAAGACGTACGGCAGCGTGCGGGCCGTGGACGGGCTCTCGCTCCGGCTGCACCCCGGCGAGACCGTCGCCCTCCTCGGCCCGAACGGGGCCGGCAAGTCCACCACCCTCGACCTGCTCCTCGGTCTGAAGAACGCCGACAGTGGCACGGTGAACGTCTTCGGCACCAGCCCCCGTGAGGCCATCGTCGCCGGGCGCGTCGGCGCCATGCTGCAAAGCGGCGGCCTGATGGACGAGGTCACCGTGGCCGAACTGGTCAAGCTGGCCTGCTCGCTGCACCCGAAGCCGTACAAGGCGGCCGACGTGATGGCCCGCGCGGGTATCGCGCAGATCGCCGACCGCAAGGTCAACAAGCTCTCCGGCGGCCAGGCACAGCGCGTGCGGTTCGCCCTCGCCACCGCCGGGGACAGCGACCTGATCATCCTGGACGAGCCGACCACCGGCATGGACGTCTCCGCCCGCCAGGCCTTCTGGGCCACCATGCGCGAGCAGGCCGACCAGGGCCGCACGGTCCTCTTCGCCACCCACTACCTCGAAGAGGCCGACGCCATCGCCGACCGGGTCCTCGTGCTGCACCGCGGCCGGCTCCTCGCCGACGGCACCGCCGCGGAGATCAAGGCCAAGGCCGGCGCCCGCCGGATCGCCTTCGACCTGGAGGGCGCCATCGACGAGGCCGCCCTCGGCGGACTGCCCTTCCTGACCTCCCTCGACGTGTCCGGGCAGACCGTCCGCATCCAGTCGTCCGACGCCGACGCCACCGTCCACGCCCTGTACGGCCTCGGTGTCTACCCGCGCAATCTCGAAGTCGCCGGCCTCGGTCTGGAGCAGGCCTTCGTCGCCATCACGGAGGCCGAGGAGGCCAAGCAGTCATGA
- a CDS encoding sensor histidine kinase encodes MTEDPQAREERAETQVRIGQATRNRREVMVKALWIGVWLVFLSSPVHDLTSGNHTTGATAAGALGLAAFVGTYLTLVFRHMGRPFTPRIVISMLAVLTVLAPVLAYSLGGSWLGLFVYLSVACGATLPPRAALWAIPSTAVVMYLVAVHDGEQGWDDSLILVPLIGFAMVGVGQLVRTTVELRKARATVAHLAANEERLRLARDLHDLLGHSLSLITLKSELAGRMLPDHPDKAAQQVADIEQVSRQALVDVREAVTGYRRPRFAAELAGAQVALTAAGVTADVPAEPGLDGVDEEAESALAWALREAVTNVVRHSGADRCLVQVAHRQTLDGPILELSVEDNGSGGVGAVPGNGLTGLMERLEQAGGSLEAGRIKHGFRLVARVPTAPSGHVGSGA; translated from the coding sequence ATGACGGAAGACCCGCAGGCCCGCGAGGAGCGGGCGGAGACCCAGGTGAGGATCGGCCAGGCGACCCGCAACCGGCGCGAGGTGATGGTCAAGGCGCTGTGGATCGGTGTGTGGCTGGTCTTCCTCAGCTCGCCCGTCCACGACCTGACCTCGGGAAACCACACAACGGGTGCCACCGCGGCCGGCGCGCTCGGCCTGGCCGCCTTCGTCGGCACCTACCTGACGCTGGTCTTCCGCCACATGGGCCGTCCCTTCACGCCGCGGATCGTCATCTCGATGCTGGCGGTCCTCACCGTCCTCGCCCCCGTCCTGGCCTACAGCCTCGGCGGCTCCTGGCTCGGTCTCTTCGTCTACCTCTCGGTCGCCTGCGGGGCCACCCTGCCGCCCCGGGCCGCACTCTGGGCGATCCCGTCGACGGCCGTGGTGATGTACCTGGTCGCGGTGCACGACGGCGAGCAGGGCTGGGACGACTCGCTGATCCTCGTCCCGCTCATCGGCTTCGCGATGGTCGGCGTCGGCCAGCTCGTCCGTACGACGGTCGAGCTGCGCAAGGCGCGGGCCACCGTCGCCCACCTCGCCGCCAACGAGGAGCGGCTGCGCCTCGCCCGTGACCTGCACGACCTGCTCGGCCACTCCCTGTCCCTGATCACGCTGAAGAGCGAGCTGGCCGGCCGGATGCTGCCGGACCATCCGGACAAGGCGGCCCAGCAGGTCGCCGACATCGAGCAGGTCAGCCGTCAGGCGCTGGTCGACGTCCGGGAGGCCGTCACCGGCTACCGGCGCCCCCGGTTCGCCGCCGAACTCGCCGGTGCCCAGGTCGCCCTGACCGCCGCCGGTGTCACCGCCGACGTGCCCGCCGAACCCGGCCTCGACGGGGTCGACGAGGAGGCCGAGTCCGCGCTCGCCTGGGCGCTGCGCGAGGCGGTCACCAACGTGGTGCGGCACAGCGGCGCCGACCGCTGCCTGGTCCAGGTCGCCCACCGTCAGACACTCGACGGACCGATCCTCGAACTCTCCGTCGAGGACAACGGATCCGGCGGTGTCGGCGCAGTCCCCGGCAACGGTCTGACCGGCCTGATGGAGCGGCTGGAGCAGGCCGGCGGCAGCCTGGAAGCGGGCCGGATCAAGCATGGGTTCCGGCTCGTCGCCCGCGTCCCCACGGCTCCTTCGGGGCACGTAGGATCCGGGGCATGA
- a CDS encoding DUF6113 family protein — translation MSNTGPGSLLAQPLQRPSAGRIAAYAGLFLLGAVVGFAGTLVQAAWFPGGLLLALAGAAGLFLGGAYATRGRGGAVAPVAGWIIAVVLLTTSRPEGDFLFGAGGGSYLFLLGGMVLAVICATLGAGRQPHGDPVRLGK, via the coding sequence ATGAGCAACACCGGACCGGGCTCGCTGCTCGCCCAGCCGCTGCAACGGCCCTCGGCCGGGCGGATCGCCGCATATGCCGGACTCTTCCTGCTGGGTGCCGTCGTCGGCTTCGCCGGGACGCTCGTCCAGGCCGCCTGGTTCCCCGGCGGACTGCTCCTCGCGCTCGCGGGCGCGGCCGGGCTGTTCCTCGGCGGTGCCTATGCCACCCGCGGCCGGGGCGGGGCCGTCGCTCCCGTGGCGGGCTGGATCATCGCCGTCGTACTGCTCACCACCTCGCGCCCCGAAGGCGACTTCCTGTTCGGCGCAGGAGGCGGTTCCTACCTCTTCCTGCTGGGCGGCATGGTGCTTGCTGTGATCTGTGCCACCCTTGGCGCGGGGCGGCAACCTCACGGTGATCCTGTCCGACTTGGCAAGTGA
- the mshB gene encoding N-acetyl-1-D-myo-inositol-2-amino-2-deoxy-alpha-D-glucopyranoside deacetylase, with amino-acid sequence MTELPARRLLLVHAHPDDESINNGATMARYAAEGAHVTLVTCTLGERGEVIPPELRHLTGAALGMHRRGELAAAVRALGVGDARLLGGAGRYGDSGMMGLPDNEDRGCFWQADVDEAAGHLAEVILEVRPQVLVTYDDNGGYGHPDHIQAHRVAMRAVDLAAERGHRIAKVYWNRVPRSVAEAAFERLQDELPALPFDKSASVADVPGVVGDERITTAVEGTAHAAAKAAAMRAHVTQIDVAEPYFALSNDLAQPLFTTEYYELVRGTAESGESDLFAGLGLEETS; translated from the coding sequence ATGACGGAACTGCCAGCCCGTCGTCTGCTGCTGGTGCACGCGCACCCGGACGACGAGTCGATCAACAACGGCGCGACCATGGCCAGGTACGCGGCCGAGGGTGCCCACGTGACCCTGGTCACCTGCACCCTCGGTGAGCGCGGCGAGGTCATTCCGCCCGAGCTGCGGCATCTGACCGGTGCCGCGCTGGGCATGCACCGGCGCGGCGAGCTGGCCGCCGCCGTGCGCGCGCTCGGGGTGGGCGACGCCCGCCTCCTCGGCGGCGCGGGCCGCTACGGCGACTCCGGGATGATGGGCCTGCCCGACAACGAGGACCGCGGCTGCTTCTGGCAGGCCGACGTCGACGAGGCCGCCGGGCACCTGGCCGAGGTGATCCTGGAGGTCCGCCCCCAGGTCCTCGTGACCTACGACGACAACGGCGGCTACGGCCACCCGGACCACATCCAGGCCCACCGCGTCGCGATGCGCGCCGTCGACCTCGCGGCCGAGCGCGGCCACCGGATCGCCAAGGTCTACTGGAACCGCGTACCGCGCTCCGTCGCCGAGGCCGCCTTCGAGCGCCTGCAGGACGAGCTGCCCGCACTGCCGTTCGACAAGAGCGCCTCCGTGGCCGACGTCCCGGGCGTGGTGGGCGACGAGCGGATCACCACCGCGGTGGAGGGCACCGCCCACGCGGCCGCCAAGGCCGCCGCGATGCGCGCCCATGTCACCCAGATCGACGTGGCCGAGCCCTACTTCGCGCTCTCGAACGACCTGGCCCAGCCGCTGTTCACCACCGAGTACTACGAACTGGTGCGCGGCACGGCCGAGAGTGGGGAGAGCGACCTGTTCGCCGGTCTCGGCCTTGAGGAGACGTCATGA
- a CDS encoding ABC transporter permease — MNALIKLELARAFRNKKFLFFSVLYPAILFLIIAGNADSKTKVDGTGLTLATYMMVSMASFGALTAVLMGNSERIAKERESGWVRQLRLTPLPGRGYVLAKTASAAVVSLPSIVVVFAAAAAIKHVRLDAWQWLALTGIIWAGSLVFAALGVAIGYVASGDAVRPITMIIYFGLSILGGLWMPTTTFPKILQDIAKWLPTHAYAALGRAIEQSQAPHATDVAVLAVYFVLFAGGAAWLYRKDTLKA, encoded by the coding sequence ATGAACGCCCTGATCAAGCTCGAGCTGGCCCGCGCCTTCCGCAACAAGAAGTTCCTGTTCTTCTCGGTGCTCTACCCGGCGATCCTCTTCCTGATCATCGCGGGCAACGCCGACAGCAAGACCAAGGTCGACGGCACGGGCCTGACCCTGGCGACGTACATGATGGTCTCCATGGCCTCCTTCGGCGCCCTGACGGCCGTGCTGATGGGCAACAGCGAGCGCATCGCCAAGGAGCGCGAGAGCGGCTGGGTGCGGCAGCTGCGGCTGACCCCGCTGCCCGGGCGCGGCTACGTCCTCGCCAAGACCGCCAGTGCCGCCGTGGTGAGCCTGCCGTCGATCGTCGTGGTGTTCGCGGCCGCCGCCGCGATCAAGCACGTACGCCTGGACGCCTGGCAGTGGCTCGCCCTGACCGGGATCATCTGGGCCGGCAGCCTCGTCTTCGCCGCGCTCGGCGTCGCCATCGGCTACGTCGCCTCCGGGGACGCCGTCCGCCCCATCACGATGATCATCTACTTCGGCCTGTCGATCCTCGGCGGCCTGTGGATGCCGACCACGACGTTCCCGAAGATCCTCCAGGACATCGCGAAGTGGCTGCCCACGCACGCGTACGCTGCTCTCGGGCGGGCGATCGAGCAGAGCCAGGCCCCGCACGCGACGGACGTCGCCGTCCTCGCCGTCTACTTCGTCCTGTTCGCGGGCGGCGCGGCCTGGCTGTACCGGAAGGACACGCTGAAGGCGTGA